In Flavobacterium gelatinilyticum, a genomic segment contains:
- a CDS encoding LytR/AlgR family response regulator transcription factor — protein MITLIIEDEKPAARLLQRKLEKLDVTVETMLHSVEESVEWFSKNQHPDLIFLDIQLSDGLSFEIFEKIDIKSAIIFTTAYDEYALKAFKLNSIDYLLKPIDEDDLETAVSKFKSRLPKAAETSNLQLDFEQIRQMLSNPFEKSYKKRFTVKIGQHLKVITTEEIECFFSENKGTYIHTFDNRDYLIDSTLEILEQELDKKDFFRVSRKFIVPLKAIKEIQVYTNSRLKVILPSYKDDEVIVSREKVQDFKSWLG, from the coding sequence ATGATCACATTAATTATAGAAGACGAGAAACCAGCTGCAAGATTGCTGCAAAGAAAACTTGAAAAGTTAGATGTTACAGTAGAAACGATGCTTCATTCTGTTGAAGAATCGGTAGAATGGTTTTCGAAAAACCAGCATCCGGATTTGATTTTTCTGGATATTCAGCTCTCAGATGGTCTATCATTTGAAATTTTTGAAAAAATAGATATTAAAAGCGCTATTATATTTACAACGGCATACGATGAGTATGCCTTAAAAGCTTTTAAACTCAACAGTATCGATTATCTTCTAAAACCAATTGATGAAGATGATCTGGAAACAGCGGTTTCAAAATTTAAATCGCGGCTTCCTAAAGCAGCAGAAACTTCAAATCTGCAATTGGATTTTGAACAAATCCGACAGATGTTGTCAAACCCATTTGAGAAATCGTATAAAAAGCGGTTTACAGTTAAAATCGGGCAGCATTTAAAAGTTATTACTACAGAAGAAATCGAATGTTTTTTTAGTGAAAATAAAGGAACATACATTCATACCTTCGACAATCGGGATTATTTAATCGATTCAACCCTCGAAATTCTGGAACAGGAACTGGACAAGAAGGATTTCTTTCGCGTAAGCAGAAAATTCATTGTTCCGTTAAAAGCAATCAAAGAAATCCAGGTATACACCAATTCACGTTTAAAAGTTATTTTACCAAGTTATAAAGACGATGAGGTAATTGTAAGCCGTGAAAAAGTTCAGGATTTTAAAAGCTGGCTGGGGTAG
- a CDS encoding MDR family MFS transporter, giving the protein MATAVQDDDLVEYGFRRVVITITAVLCALLEIVDTTIVNVALTDMRGSLGATLTDVAWVITAYAIANVIVIPMTSWLSQQFGRRNYFVASIIIFTVCSFLCGNASNIWELVAFRFVQGMGGGALLVTAQTIITESYPVAKRGMAQAIYGMGVIVGPTLGPPLGGYLVDNYSWPYIFYINIPLGIIATVLALTFVRSPKYGEKLKANQVDWWGIILLSTFIGSLQFVLEHGQQDDWFNDSLIVTLSVVTVLGLVLFIWRELTYKHPIVNLSVLKDGNLRIGTIMCFILGFGLYGSTLIIPIYTQSILGWTATDAGLLLIPGSITTALMMPFVGNMIQKGVPQGYMVGVGFLIFFFFTFMMYSRMTPDTGVEHMYWPLILRGVGLGLLFVPITTLSLSTLKGKQIGEGAAFTGMMRQLGGSFGIAIITTFITRFSQSHRVDLINNLDPAKFEVQQRIAGMQHAFMAKGYSADVALKKAYQAIEHSVMKQSTVMAYMDIFLYLGIMFLCCIPIILFIKKGKNKINAADAMH; this is encoded by the coding sequence ATGGCAACAGCAGTACAAGACGACGATTTAGTAGAATACGGTTTTAGACGTGTTGTCATTACGATTACGGCAGTACTTTGTGCGCTGCTGGAAATTGTTGACACTACGATTGTAAACGTAGCACTAACAGACATGCGAGGAAGTCTTGGGGCAACCCTGACTGACGTTGCATGGGTAATTACAGCATACGCGATTGCGAATGTTATTGTAATTCCGATGACGAGCTGGCTGTCACAACAATTTGGACGACGTAATTATTTTGTGGCTTCGATCATCATATTTACCGTTTGTTCCTTTTTGTGTGGGAATGCCTCAAATATATGGGAACTTGTAGCTTTCCGTTTCGTACAAGGTATGGGCGGCGGGGCATTACTTGTAACAGCCCAGACCATTATTACCGAAAGTTATCCGGTTGCAAAACGCGGTATGGCCCAGGCTATTTACGGAATGGGTGTAATTGTAGGTCCAACTTTAGGACCGCCTCTGGGAGGTTATTTAGTAGATAATTATTCATGGCCATATATTTTCTACATCAATATTCCGTTAGGAATTATCGCTACTGTTTTGGCGCTGACTTTTGTCAGAAGTCCAAAATATGGAGAGAAATTAAAAGCCAATCAGGTTGACTGGTGGGGAATTATTTTGTTGAGCACCTTTATTGGTTCTTTACAATTTGTACTGGAGCACGGACAGCAGGATGACTGGTTTAACGATTCTTTAATCGTAACCTTAAGTGTTGTTACTGTTCTTGGATTGGTTTTATTTATTTGGAGAGAGCTTACTTACAAGCATCCAATCGTAAACCTGAGTGTTTTAAAAGACGGAAATTTAAGAATTGGAACTATAATGTGTTTCATTCTTGGTTTTGGTTTGTACGGTTCGACTTTGATTATTCCAATTTATACGCAGTCAATTTTAGGATGGACAGCAACTGATGCCGGTTTATTATTAATTCCGGGATCTATTACAACTGCCCTTATGATGCCGTTTGTTGGAAATATGATCCAGAAAGGTGTACCTCAGGGATATATGGTGGGAGTAGGATTTTTAATTTTCTTCTTCTTTACTTTTATGATGTACAGCCGTATGACACCTGATACCGGTGTTGAACATATGTACTGGCCTTTAATTTTAAGAGGAGTTGGTTTAGGATTACTTTTTGTACCTATTACAACACTTTCTCTTTCAACTTTAAAAGGAAAACAAATTGGTGAAGGAGCTGCGTTTACCGGAATGATGCGCCAGCTAGGAGGATCTTTTGGTATTGCGATTATTACCACTTTTATCACTCGTTTCAGCCAGTCACACCGGGTAGATCTGATTAATAATTTAGATCCTGCAAAATTTGAAGTGCAGCAGCGTATTGCAGGAATGCAGCATGCCTTTATGGCAAAAGGATACAGTGCTGATGTTGCTTTGAAAAAAGCCTATCAGGCTATAGAACATTCTGTTATGAAACAAAGTACTGTTATGGCATACATGGATATTTTTCTTTATCTGGGAATTATGTTTTTATGCTGTATACCAATTATTCTCTTTATTAAAAAAGGGAAGAACAAAATTAATGCAGCCGACGCAATGCATTAA
- a CDS encoding CCA tRNA nucleotidyltransferase → MAIQTNYKTALQNKIFGIISKASQELNVDSYVIGGFVRDLLLKRGSKKDIDVVAVGSGIELALKVSELLPNKPKVQVFKSYGTAMLRFEDTDIEFVGARKESYNRDSRNPIVENGTLQDDQNRRDFTINAFALSLNENNFGDLLDPFDGLTDLENKTIKTPLDPDITYSDDPLRMLRAIRFATQLHFEIEENSLNAITKNAERITIISGERIVDELNKILSTPKPSTGFLLLYKTGLLDIILPELTALNQVEEIEGHTHKNNFYHTLEVVDNICPNTDDVWLRWAALLHDIGKAPTKRFNKKQGWTFHGHEFLGGKMTKKIFERLHMPLNHKMKFVQKMVIMSSRPIVLAEDIVTDSAVRRLVFDAGEDVESLMTLCAADITTKNPAKFKKYHKNFEVVRQKIIEVEERDHVRNFQPPISGEEIMEMFDLKPSREIGILKEAVKEAILEGDIPNEYQAAYDFVIKRAEKLGLKKVDK, encoded by the coding sequence GTGGCTATACAAACAAACTATAAAACTGCACTACAGAATAAAATCTTCGGTATCATTTCCAAAGCTTCTCAGGAATTAAATGTTGACTCGTATGTTATAGGAGGTTTTGTTCGTGATTTACTTTTAAAAAGAGGATCAAAAAAAGATATTGATGTTGTAGCAGTTGGAAGCGGTATTGAATTAGCGTTGAAGGTTTCTGAATTACTTCCGAATAAACCAAAAGTACAGGTTTTTAAATCGTACGGAACCGCAATGCTTCGTTTTGAAGACACTGATATTGAGTTCGTAGGTGCACGAAAAGAATCGTATAACCGTGACAGCCGAAATCCAATTGTTGAGAACGGAACTTTACAGGACGATCAAAATCGTCGTGATTTTACGATCAATGCTTTTGCTTTGTCTTTAAACGAGAATAACTTTGGAGATCTTCTGGATCCATTCGACGGTTTAACCGATTTAGAAAATAAAACTATCAAAACGCCTCTTGACCCGGATATTACATATTCTGATGATCCATTGCGTATGCTTCGTGCCATTCGTTTTGCGACTCAGCTGCATTTTGAAATCGAAGAAAATTCACTGAATGCGATAACGAAAAATGCGGAACGTATTACGATCATTTCGGGTGAAAGAATAGTAGATGAATTAAATAAGATTCTTTCGACTCCTAAGCCATCTACAGGATTTTTACTTTTATACAAAACCGGGCTTCTTGATATTATTTTACCTGAATTAACAGCATTGAATCAGGTCGAAGAAATCGAAGGTCATACACATAAAAACAACTTCTATCATACACTTGAAGTCGTAGATAATATCTGCCCGAATACAGATGATGTGTGGTTACGCTGGGCAGCATTATTACATGATATTGGGAAAGCACCAACGAAACGTTTTAATAAAAAACAGGGATGGACTTTTCATGGACATGAATTTTTAGGCGGAAAAATGACTAAGAAAATCTTCGAACGTTTACACATGCCGCTAAATCACAAAATGAAATTTGTGCAAAAAATGGTGATTATGAGTTCACGTCCGATTGTTTTGGCAGAAGATATTGTAACTGACAGTGCCGTTCGTCGTTTGGTTTTTGATGCCGGCGAAGATGTTGAAAGTTTAATGACTTTGTGTGCTGCTGATATTACAACCAAAAATCCGGCAAAATTTAAAAAGTATCACAAAAACTTCGAAGTAGTTCGTCAAAAAATTATAGAAGTCGAAGAACGTGATCATGTACGTAATTTCCAGCCGCCAATTTCTGGGGAGGAAATTATGGAAATGTTTGATTTGAAGCCTTCTCGCGAAATCGGAATTTTAAAAGAAGCCGTAAAAGAAGCTATTTTAGAAGGAGATATTCCAAATGAATATCAGGCTGCTTACGATTTTGTAATTAAACGAGCTGAAAAATTAGGCTTAAAAAAAGTAGATAAATAA
- a CDS encoding HlyD family secretion protein — MEKKKTNKKFIIILAVLILGGGTYGISKYLHSQAHEETDDAQIEKRMNPIIPRVSGYISKVYVKDNDFVKKGDTLFTIDKRDYQLKIDEANAALLGAEGQYEAAKADIGSAYASISVSDAQMRSAGGSIESAKIRLRQLTNDFNRYNNLYKTHTITKQQFEQAQTAKDEAENQVRVLEQQQRASSYQKSVIQSKSKVSDKQTEVAAANIKKAKTMLDVAHLNLSYTVVTAAIDGQVSKVDIQPGQLVQPGQSLFYIINNNEAWVVANFKETQLNKMVVGQKVSLKVDAYPNYEFKGTVTSFSPATGSRFSLLPPDNATGNFVKTIQRLPVKINLDESNDPEKVKLLRPGMNVDVDVHLK; from the coding sequence ATGGAAAAGAAAAAGACAAATAAAAAATTCATCATCATACTTGCAGTTCTGATCTTAGGAGGCGGAACTTACGGAATATCTAAATATTTACACTCTCAGGCGCACGAAGAAACTGATGATGCTCAGATTGAAAAACGAATGAACCCGATTATTCCGAGAGTTTCCGGATATATCAGCAAAGTTTATGTGAAAGATAATGATTTTGTAAAAAAAGGAGATACTTTATTTACTATTGATAAAAGAGATTACCAGTTGAAAATTGATGAGGCTAATGCTGCTTTATTAGGTGCTGAAGGTCAATATGAAGCAGCAAAAGCCGATATTGGAAGCGCTTATGCAAGTATTTCGGTTTCTGATGCGCAAATGAGATCTGCAGGAGGTTCTATCGAAAGTGCAAAAATCAGATTGAGACAGCTTACAAACGATTTTAACCGTTATAACAATTTATACAAAACGCATACTATTACAAAACAGCAATTTGAGCAGGCTCAGACTGCAAAAGATGAAGCCGAAAATCAGGTAAGAGTTTTAGAGCAGCAACAAAGAGCAAGTTCTTACCAAAAATCAGTTATTCAGTCAAAATCTAAAGTCTCTGATAAACAGACTGAAGTTGCAGCGGCAAACATCAAAAAAGCAAAAACAATGCTGGATGTTGCTCACCTAAATCTTTCTTATACTGTAGTAACAGCTGCTATTGACGGTCAGGTTTCTAAAGTTGATATTCAGCCTGGACAATTGGTTCAGCCGGGACAATCTTTGTTCTACATCATCAATAACAATGAAGCATGGGTTGTAGCAAACTTTAAAGAAACACAATTAAACAAAATGGTTGTAGGACAAAAAGTAAGCTTAAAAGTAGATGCTTATCCAAATTACGAATTCAAAGGAACTGTAACATCATTTTCACCTGCGACAGGTTCTCGTTTTTCATTATTACCTCCTGACAATGCAACAGGAAACTTCGTAAAAACAATTCAGAGATTACCTGTAAAAATTAACTTAGACGAATCAAACGATCCTGAAAAAGTAAAACTTTTAAGACCGGGAATGAATGTTGATGTAGACGTACATTTGAAATAA
- a CDS encoding 2TM domain-containing protein has product MGRFRRRMYEEYAQEFSSDESYNNAYRKVKRLKGFYSHLRVYIIVNIIIIVANLNKDIFTEGIHASALTEWHTYSTAFFWGIGLVAHALSVFGRDIFFSSDWEERKIKKYMQKEAANTNKWE; this is encoded by the coding sequence ATGGGACGTTTTAGAAGACGCATGTACGAAGAATATGCACAAGAATTTAGTTCAGATGAAAGCTATAACAATGCTTACAGAAAGGTAAAAAGATTAAAAGGATTTTACTCGCATTTACGAGTGTACATCATTGTAAACATCATTATCATTGTGGCAAACCTGAATAAAGATATTTTTACAGAAGGAATCCACGCAAGTGCATTAACAGAATGGCATACCTATTCGACAGCATTTTTCTGGGGAATTGGTTTAGTCGCTCATGCCTTATCTGTATTTGGCCGTGATATTTTTTTCAGCTCTGACTGGGAAGAAAGAAAAATTAAAAAATATATGCAGAAAGAAGCTGCAAATACAAACAAATGGGAGTAA
- the yaaA gene encoding peroxide stress protein YaaA, with the protein MKIVISPAKSLNFEKELPTSQYTEPSFLKEARIVHKVVKQKKPSELSELMSISDKLADLNWKRNQDWKTPFTPENARPAVYTFDGDVYTGLDAYTIPLDKLDALQDKLRILSGLYGLLKPLDLMQAYRLEMGTKMPVAESKNLHEFWKPTVTKALNKELKKDELFVNLASNEYFSAVDVKALKVPVITPDFKDYKDGKLKMISFFAKKARGMMVRYIIDTNAETIDDLKGFNYEGYQFDANLSKGNHLVFTR; encoded by the coding sequence ATGAAAATTGTTATATCTCCGGCGAAGTCCCTGAATTTCGAAAAAGAATTACCAACATCTCAATATACTGAACCTTCTTTTTTAAAAGAAGCCCGAATAGTTCATAAAGTGGTTAAACAGAAAAAGCCGTCTGAATTATCAGAATTAATGTCAATTTCAGACAAACTGGCCGATTTAAACTGGAAACGTAATCAGGACTGGAAAACACCTTTTACACCAGAAAATGCCCGTCCGGCCGTTTATACTTTTGATGGCGATGTTTATACAGGATTGGATGCGTATACGATTCCGTTAGATAAATTAGATGCTTTGCAGGATAAATTAAGAATCTTATCAGGTCTTTACGGACTTTTAAAACCACTTGATTTAATGCAGGCGTACCGTTTGGAAATGGGAACCAAAATGCCGGTTGCCGAATCTAAAAATCTGCATGAGTTCTGGAAACCTACCGTTACAAAAGCTTTAAATAAGGAATTGAAAAAAGACGAGTTATTTGTGAATTTAGCAAGTAACGAATATTTCTCTGCTGTAGATGTAAAAGCTTTGAAAGTTCCTGTTATTACTCCTGATTTTAAAGATTATAAAGACGGAAAACTGAAAATGATCAGTTTCTTTGCTAAAAAGGCGAGAGGTATGATGGTGCGTTATATTATCGATACCAATGCCGAAACTATTGACGACCTAAAAGGATTTAATTACGAAGGCTACCAGTTTGATGCGAATCTGTCTAAAGGGAATCATTTGGTTTTTACAAGGTAG
- a CDS encoding COX15/CtaA family protein, translating to MKKENKSVIIWLLSGCVLLFLMVVVGGITRLTNSGLSMTDWHLVTDTFPPLTDAKWQAAFDEYKKFPEYQKINIHNDFQLSDYKFIYFWEWFHRFIGRIIGLVFFVPFVYFLAKKKLDTDTIKKCIVLFAMGGFQGFLGWFMVRSGLIDNPDVSHFRLSLHLTFAFITFAYTLWVALDLIYPERNINKILPLRTIARYALAALLIQIIYGGFVAGLNAGLIHNHWPLMSDGEFIHESVFIEQSTLVKNLIEGKSGVQFVHRTFAYVVVAIILFLFFKSKKYTLTHTQANGIKTLVVFVFIQFLLGVFTLLYSVPLALGLIHQIMAFFLLSAMTYTLHRLSK from the coding sequence ATGAAAAAAGAAAATAAATCAGTAATCATTTGGTTACTATCGGGTTGTGTTTTATTATTTTTAATGGTTGTCGTGGGCGGTATCACACGTTTGACCAATTCAGGTTTATCAATGACGGACTGGCATTTAGTAACCGACACTTTCCCTCCTTTAACAGATGCTAAATGGCAGGCTGCTTTTGATGAATACAAGAAATTCCCTGAATACCAAAAAATCAATATTCACAATGATTTTCAGCTATCAGATTATAAATTTATCTATTTCTGGGAATGGTTTCACCGTTTCATCGGGCGCATTATCGGACTTGTGTTTTTTGTGCCTTTTGTTTACTTTTTAGCTAAAAAGAAATTAGATACGGATACCATCAAAAAATGTATCGTTCTTTTTGCAATGGGTGGTTTTCAGGGGTTTTTAGGCTGGTTTATGGTTCGAAGCGGTTTAATTGATAATCCGGACGTGAGCCACTTCAGACTTTCTTTACATCTTACTTTTGCATTTATCACTTTCGCATACACACTTTGGGTTGCATTAGATTTAATTTATCCGGAAAGAAATATCAATAAAATATTACCACTTCGCACTATTGCCCGTTATGCTTTAGCTGCTTTATTAATCCAGATTATTTACGGCGGATTTGTTGCAGGATTAAATGCAGGATTAATTCACAATCACTGGCCTTTAATGAGCGATGGCGAATTTATTCACGAATCGGTTTTTATTGAACAGTCGACTTTGGTAAAAAATTTAATTGAAGGAAAAAGCGGCGTTCAGTTTGTACACAGAACTTTTGCTTATGTTGTAGTGGCCATTATTCTTTTTCTTTTCTTCAAAAGCAAAAAATATACGCTTACGCATACTCAGGCAAACGGAATCAAAACTTTGGTAGTTTTTGTTTTCATTCAGTTTTTACTTGGGGTTTTCACTTTATTGTACAGCGTTCCTTTGGCATTAGGATTAATTCACCAGATTATGGCATTTTTCCTTTTAAGTGCCATGACATATACATTACACAGATTGAGTAAATAA
- a CDS encoding histidine kinase, which translates to MTLKPNLLKALMVGGVVFVFSFLIRFASFGIAIFNNNLYIFFLYCMLYSVVLYIANASLFVFLDKVFKENRFSNKRIFIGFVSSFLLSVFVVFLLRVFTNVVIERRPIVSFLANEEASTYVENSVIAFIILLVFHALHFYKAYQENKVRQQKIIAGTANAKFESLKNQIDPHFLFNSLNVLSSLIEENPDNAQRFTTSLSKIYRYVLEQKDKELVSVEDELSFAKTYMNLLKMRFENSLFYELPTENINPDAKVVPLSLQLLLENTVKHNVVSEQKPLHIRIFIDKDYLAIQNDLQKKEVLQDRQGVGLQNIVNRYGIITDRKVKVEQDEKNFTVRIPILTKQITVMDIGAEYNDEAKAYYRAKKRVEELKGFYGNVISYCCVIPFLVFINLKFSPEFQWFWFSALGWGFGVAMHAFKVFGYSSDWEERKIREILEKENNQKTWK; encoded by the coding sequence ATGACTTTAAAACCAAATCTATTAAAAGCGCTGATGGTTGGCGGAGTAGTTTTTGTATTCTCCTTTCTGATTCGTTTTGCTTCATTTGGAATTGCAATTTTCAATAACAATCTGTACATATTTTTCTTGTACTGTATGCTTTACAGTGTTGTGCTGTATATTGCAAATGCCTCTCTGTTTGTGTTTTTAGATAAGGTTTTTAAAGAAAACAGATTTTCGAACAAAAGGATTTTTATAGGTTTTGTAAGTTCATTTCTTCTTTCGGTTTTTGTTGTTTTCCTGCTTCGGGTTTTTACAAACGTAGTAATTGAAAGACGCCCTATAGTAAGTTTTCTGGCAAATGAAGAAGCTTCGACTTATGTAGAAAATTCAGTTATCGCTTTTATTATACTGCTTGTATTTCACGCCTTGCATTTTTACAAAGCGTATCAGGAAAATAAAGTCAGACAGCAAAAGATAATTGCGGGAACGGCAAATGCCAAATTCGAAAGTTTAAAAAATCAGATCGATCCGCATTTTCTTTTTAACAGTCTGAATGTTCTTAGTTCTCTGATCGAGGAAAATCCGGATAATGCACAGCGGTTTACGACTTCATTATCTAAAATTTATAGATACGTTCTGGAGCAGAAAGATAAAGAACTGGTTTCTGTAGAAGATGAATTATCGTTTGCAAAAACCTATATGAACCTTCTGAAAATGCGTTTCGAGAACAGTTTGTTTTACGAGCTGCCCACAGAAAATATAAATCCGGATGCTAAAGTGGTGCCGTTGTCCTTGCAGCTTCTGCTGGAAAATACAGTGAAACACAATGTAGTCAGCGAACAAAAACCATTGCATATCCGAATTTTTATCGACAAAGATTATCTGGCCATACAAAATGATCTTCAGAAAAAAGAAGTCTTGCAGGACAGGCAGGGGGTTGGACTTCAGAATATTGTAAATCGTTACGGAATCATAACAGACAGAAAAGTGAAAGTCGAACAGGATGAAAAGAATTTCACAGTCAGGATTCCGATTTTAACTAAACAAATAACTGTTATGGATATAGGTGCAGAATATAACGACGAAGCAAAAGCATATTACAGAGCTAAAAAAAGAGTTGAAGAATTAAAAGGTTTCTACGGAAACGTGATTTCATACTGTTGTGTAATTCCGTTTTTGGTGTTTATCAATTTAAAATTTTCACCGGAGTTTCAATGGTTTTGGTTTTCGGCTTTGGGCTGGGGATTTGGAGTAGCCATGCATGCTTTTAAGGTTTTTGGTTACAGTTCTGATTGGGAAGAGCGAAAAATCAGGGAAATTCTGGAAAAAGAAAACAATCAAAAAACGTGGAAATAA
- a CDS encoding TolC family protein → MKISQLMLFGVFFIGISSIEAQEKTSLTLDEAVKLAWEKSNEVALANTKVNSKKYELQSVKNNQYPDLKISGQYQRLTKASIDMHNGDEAASGSMPSPDQAMLGMANLSLPIFSGFKIQSSINAYDNLYEAETANAAKTKEDVALRVITYYTALYKAQKTLDLLNENQKQAKQRVTDFTELEKNGIIPRNDLLKAQLLVSKTQLSIDEANNNINNINYYLTTLLKLEPSVKLQVNEDDFFNLKTNNAPTTDALALESRKDLEALRFQSKASEANIRIARAGYYPTLALLGGYTALDLKDFITVKYAMNFGVGLTYDLSGILKNNSHVREAESKALEVKNSELILTDRIKVEVQKSIEDYDLAINQSVVYDEALQQAAENYRLVKDKFDNGLSDTNDLVEADVEHLSAKINTALSKATIIQKYYELLSVSGQLSQSFNLSKI, encoded by the coding sequence ATGAAAATTAGTCAATTAATGCTCTTTGGAGTTTTCTTTATAGGAATATCTTCAATAGAAGCACAAGAAAAAACAAGTTTAACTTTAGATGAAGCCGTTAAACTGGCTTGGGAAAAGAGCAATGAAGTTGCGCTTGCCAACACTAAAGTAAACTCGAAAAAATACGAACTGCAGTCCGTTAAGAACAATCAATATCCTGACTTAAAAATTTCAGGTCAGTACCAGCGATTAACAAAAGCTTCAATCGATATGCACAATGGCGATGAGGCCGCATCAGGATCAATGCCGTCTCCGGATCAGGCAATGCTTGGAATGGCAAATCTAAGTCTGCCAATCTTCTCAGGATTTAAAATCCAAAGCAGCATCAATGCTTACGATAATCTTTACGAAGCAGAAACGGCTAACGCAGCAAAAACGAAAGAAGATGTTGCGCTTCGTGTAATTACCTATTACACTGCTTTATACAAAGCTCAAAAAACGCTTGATCTTTTAAACGAAAACCAGAAACAAGCCAAACAGCGTGTTACTGATTTTACCGAATTAGAAAAAAACGGAATCATTCCAAGAAATGATTTATTGAAGGCGCAATTACTAGTTTCTAAAACACAGTTATCTATCGATGAAGCTAATAATAATATTAATAACATCAACTATTATCTAACAACATTGCTTAAATTAGAGCCATCAGTTAAACTTCAGGTTAATGAAGATGATTTCTTTAATTTAAAAACAAACAATGCCCCAACAACTGATGCTTTGGCACTGGAAAGCAGAAAAGATTTAGAAGCTTTACGTTTTCAGTCAAAAGCCAGCGAAGCCAACATTAGAATAGCCAGAGCAGGATACTATCCTACACTTGCTTTATTAGGAGGTTACACTGCTTTAGATCTTAAAGATTTTATTACAGTAAAATATGCCATGAATTTTGGAGTAGGTTTGACGTATGACTTATCAGGTATTCTAAAAAACAATTCGCACGTTAGAGAAGCTGAAAGCAAAGCTCTTGAAGTAAAAAATTCAGAATTAATTTTGACAGACCGTATTAAAGTTGAAGTTCAGAAATCTATCGAAGATTACGATTTAGCTATCAACCAAAGTGTGGTTTACGACGAAGCATTGCAGCAGGCTGCTGAAAATTACAGATTGGTAAAAGACAAATTTGATAATGGTTTATCAGACACAAACGATTTGGTTGAAGCTGATGTTGAGCATTTAAGTGCCAAAATCAATACAGCTTTATCTAAAGCAACTATTATTCAAAAATATTACGAATTACTTTCAGTATCAGGACAATTATCACAATCATTCAATCTTTCAAAAATATAA
- a CDS encoding 2TM domain-containing protein: protein MEQNYIEAARYYEAQKRVKKIREFYEHLTVYVLTNPIVIVVNVMTSPGYLWCLWCLLGWGAAVALHGMKVFRFPAFFNKKWEERKIREILEKEEKQRLEDYGS from the coding sequence ATGGAGCAAAATTATATAGAAGCAGCTCGTTATTACGAGGCTCAGAAAAGAGTAAAAAAAATCAGGGAATTCTACGAACATTTAACAGTTTATGTGCTTACAAATCCAATTGTAATTGTGGTTAATGTTATGACTTCTCCGGGCTATTTATGGTGTTTGTGGTGTCTGCTGGGATGGGGTGCAGCGGTTGCCTTACACGGAATGAAAGTTTTTAGGTTTCCTGCTTTCTTCAATAAAAAATGGGAAGAAAGAAAAATCAGGGAAATTTTAGAGAAAGAAGAAAAGCAAAGACTTGAAGATTATGGAAGCTAA
- a CDS encoding 2TM domain-containing protein, producing MEMKFNEEDRYIQARKKVEKIKGFYGNLAAYILVNAILIFINLYTSPKYLWFFWPLMWWGAGVVFHGLKVFEVFPVLGKEWEERKIKEFMEKEKENKNKWK from the coding sequence ATGGAAATGAAATTTAACGAAGAAGACCGATATATTCAGGCTCGAAAAAAAGTCGAAAAAATAAAAGGATTTTACGGAAATCTGGCAGCTTATATTTTAGTAAATGCAATTTTGATCTTCATCAATTTGTATACATCACCAAAATATTTATGGTTTTTCTGGCCGTTAATGTGGTGGGGAGCAGGAGTTGTTTTTCACGGATTAAAAGTCTTTGAAGTATTTCCGGTTCTTGGAAAAGAATGGGAAGAAAGAAAAATCAAAGAATTCATGGAAAAAGAAAAAGAGAATAAAAACAAGTGGAAATAA